Proteins encoded within one genomic window of Hevea brasiliensis isolate MT/VB/25A 57/8 chromosome 8, ASM3005281v1, whole genome shotgun sequence:
- the LOC110667031 gene encoding snakin-1, with amino-acid sequence MRLFFATLLLCALLLSSSFLEPAMAKSPYCTKKCKARCAKAGVKDRCIKYCGICCAECKCVPSGTYGNKHECPCYRDKKNSKGKPKCP; translated from the exons ATGAGGCTCTTCTTTGCTACTTTGCTTCTTTGCGCACTCCTCCTGAGCTCATCTTTCTTGGAACCTGCCATGGCCAAGTCCC CTTACTGCACGAAGAAATGCAAGGCAAGGTGTGCCAAAGCAGGAGTGAAAGATAGGTGCATAAAGTACTGTGGAATATGCTGCGCTGAATGCAAGTGTGTGCCCTCTGGAACTTATGGGAACAAACATGAGTGCCCTTGCTATAGGGACAAGAAGAACTCAAAGGGCAAGCCCAAGTGCCCTTAA